From Musa acuminata AAA Group cultivar baxijiao chromosome BXJ3-8, Cavendish_Baxijiao_AAA, whole genome shotgun sequence, one genomic window encodes:
- the LOC135644311 gene encoding pectinesterase-like, which translates to MAFSYTNSSSLSEMLPVGIMSMYERAISGDGRHKRKVIAWVLAVSLAVALSAAFSLRTTKHASHELKPLDTVSRAAATTTESGVLSACMSTRYPDACEAALASLATRAGAKGPKEMFHVSVEFAKSRALLARDMAYNLTLPSAQTSTSRSPSSVHDCLELLDITLDQLNDVLEAKKGGSSHDARTWLSAALTNQATCSESLQAVKAEGGDSLSARVRSLSQHISNSLALQGKVQDDDAVGGGRKLLSDGFPAWLSAADRRLLEASPDEIRANAVVAKDGSGTHTTINEAITFVSLASSGGGGRKVIYVKAGTYDEYINVPTKQKNVMLMGDGKGKSVIVGSRNVNDGWTTYKSATVAAMGAGFIAKGLTIINNSGPSKNQAVALRVGADKSVVYQCSIQGYQDTLYTHSNRQFYTETDIYGTIDFIFGNSAVVLQNCYIQPRKPGGTQKNSVTAQGRTDPNQNTGISIQKCRIQGSSDLGSSTPTYLGRPWQKYSRTVVMQTYLDGSIDAAGWDKWSGSFALSTLYYGEYENTGPGSSTSGRVRWAGVHPALSSGEASKFTVSEFIVGDNWLPDTGVTYTAGL; encoded by the exons ATGGCGTTCTCATACACAAACTCATCATCTCTCTCTGAAATGTTACCTGTTGGAATCATGAGCATGTATGAGAGAGCAATCTCGGGTGATGGCCGACACAAGAGAAAGGTCATTGCATGGGTGCTTGCAGTCTCTCTAGCAGTAGCTTTATCTGCTGCATTCTCTTTACGGACTACGAAGCATGCATCACATGAGCTCAAGCCCTTAGATACTGTCTCCAGAGCCGCTGCCACCACCACTGAGAGTGGTGTTCTCTCTGCCTGCATGTCCACCCGCTACCCGGACGCGTGCGAGGCGGCGCTCGCTTCCCTGGCGACGAGAGCAGGCGCGAAAGGACCCAAGGAGATGTTCCACGTCTCCGTGGAGTTCGCGAAGAGCAGGGCCCTATTGGCCCGCGACATGGCCTACAACCTGACGCTGCCGTCGGCGCAAACGTCGACCTCGCGGTCGCCGTCCAGCGTCCACGACTGCCTTGAGCTTCTCGACATCACCTTGGACCAGCTCAACGATGTGCTGGAAGCGAAGAAGGGCGGGAGCTCGCACGACGCCCGGACGTGGCTCAGCGCGGCGCTGACGAACCAGGCGACGTGCTCGGAAAGCCTCCAGGCCGTCAAGGCCGAAGGCGGCGATTCCTTGAGCGCCCGAGTGCGGAGCTTGTCGCAGCACATCAGCAACTCGCTGGCGCTGCAGGGGAAGGTACAGGACGATGATGCCGTAGGTGGCGGCCGGAAGTTGTTATCCGACGGTTTTCCGGCGTGGTTGTCGGCCGCAGACCGGAGACTGCTGGAGGCGTCTCCCGATGAGATCCGAGCCAACGCGGTTGTGGCCAAGGACGGCAGCGGCACGCACACGACCATCAACGAGGCCATCACCTTCGTGTCCTTGGCCTcctccggcggcggcggcaggaAGGTGATATATGTGAAAGCTGGGACGTACGACGAGTACATCAACGTCCCGACAAAGCAGAAGAACGTCATGTTGATGGGAGACGGAAAGGGCAAGTCGGTCATTGTCGGCAGCAGGAACGTCAACGACGGGTGGACGACGTACAAGTCCGCCACCGTAG CTGCAATGGGGGCGGGCTTCATCGCCAAAGGCTTAACCATCATCAACAACTCCGGGCCAAGCAAGAACCAGGCGGTGGCCCTCCGGGTCGGCGCCGACAAGTCGGTGGTGTACCAGTGCTCCATCCAGGGCTACCAAGACACCCTCTACACCCACTCCAACCGCCAGTTCTACACCGAGACCGATATCTACGGCACCATCGACTTCATCTTCGGCAACTCCGCGGTGGTGCTGCAGAACTGCTACATCCAGCCGCGGAAGCCGGGCGGGACGCAGAAGAACTCGGTGACGGCACAGGGTCGGACCGACCCGAACCAGAACACCGGCATATCGATCCAGAAGTGCCGGATCCAGGGCTCTTCAGACTTGGGGAGCAGCACGCCCACGTATCTGGGTCGGCCATGGCAGAAGTACTCGAGGACGGTGGTGATGCAGACCTACTTGGATGGTTCCATCGACGCTGCCGGGTGGGATAAATGGTCGGGGAGCTTCGCGTTGTCCACGCTGTACTACGGGGAGTACGAGAACACGGGCCCGGGGTCGTCGACGTCGGGCCGGGTCCGTTGGGCCGGAGTGCACCCGGCGCTCTCCTCCGGTGAGGCATCCAAGTTCACGGTGTCAGAGTTCATTGTCGGAGACAATTGGTTGCCTGACACCGGTGTTACCTACACTGCAGGACTTTAA
- the LOC103995184 gene encoding proteasome subunit alpha type-5-B-like isoform X2 → MRHQDISLIHLAHFWQCNAKAIGSGSEGADSCLQEQYNKDLTLQLAETTALSILKQVMEEKVTPNNVDVVKVAHFYIILLPRWKLSSIGSDT, encoded by the exons ATGCGCCATCAAG ATATTTCACTGATCCATCTGGCACATTTTTGGCAATGCAATGCAAAAGCTATAGGTTCTGGTTCTGAAGGAGCGGATAGTTGTTTGCAAGAGCAATATAACAAG GACCTAACTCTTCAACTAGCTGAAACGACAGCTCTTTCCATACTGAAGCAAGTGATGGAAGAAAAA GTAACACCAAACAATGTTGATGTTGTGAAGGTGGCTCATTTTTATATTATTCTCCTTCCGAGGTGGAAGTTGTCATCAATCGGCTCAGATACCTGA
- the LOC103995184 gene encoding proteasome subunit alpha type-5-like isoform X3 has protein sequence MRHQAIGSGSEGADSCLQEQYNKDLTLQLAETTALSILKQVMEEKVTPNNVDVVKVAHFYIILLPRWKLSSIGSDT, from the exons ATGCGCCATCAAG CTATAGGTTCTGGTTCTGAAGGAGCGGATAGTTGTTTGCAAGAGCAATATAACAAG GACCTAACTCTTCAACTAGCTGAAACGACAGCTCTTTCCATACTGAAGCAAGTGATGGAAGAAAAA GTAACACCAAACAATGTTGATGTTGTGAAGGTGGCTCATTTTTATATTATTCTCCTTCCGAGGTGGAAGTTGTCATCAATCGGCTCAGATACCTGA
- the LOC103995184 gene encoding proteasome subunit alpha type-5-B-like isoform X1, producing the protein MRHQVGVDCDRTEDERVRRARNISLIHLAHFWQCNAKAIGSGSEGADSCLQEQYNKDLTLQLAETTALSILKQVMEEKVTPNNVDVVKVAHFYIILLPRWKLSSIGSDT; encoded by the exons ATGCGCCATCAAG TTGGGGTCGACTGCGATCGCACTGAAGACGAAAGAGTGCGTCGTGCTCGCA ATATTTCACTGATCCATCTGGCACATTTTTGGCAATGCAATGCAAAAGCTATAGGTTCTGGTTCTGAAGGAGCGGATAGTTGTTTGCAAGAGCAATATAACAAG GACCTAACTCTTCAACTAGCTGAAACGACAGCTCTTTCCATACTGAAGCAAGTGATGGAAGAAAAA GTAACACCAAACAATGTTGATGTTGTGAAGGTGGCTCATTTTTATATTATTCTCCTTCCGAGGTGGAAGTTGTCATCAATCGGCTCAGATACCTGA